A single window of Hemibagrus wyckioides isolate EC202008001 linkage group LG28, SWU_Hwy_1.0, whole genome shotgun sequence DNA harbors:
- the mis12 gene encoding protein MIS12 homolog produces the protein MAEDREANLGSSDSLKLYEAQFFGFTPQTCMMRMNSAFQDCLYEMLVVVESVFVRKLSQGKDPPEELCVKTRECTQKLLQFLQERFLKLSSRMEGLLVNSVLSVPENILLPEDESHRKYPESREQLLKLEASIAELQKSYEAEVCAKQALLAELAEQKETREQLDEVLQWIDELRLSWRKEGMGNVRDSFQNMIETVNQLQGEMGKIRKKSKPLDEV, from the exons ATGGCGGAGGACCGTGAAGCAAACT TGGGATCCTCGGATTCCCTCAAACTGTACGAGGCACAGTTCTTCGGCTTCACCCCTCAGACCTGCATGATGCGGATGAACAGCGCCTTCCAGGACTGTCTGTACGAGATGCTTGTAGTCGTCGAGTCCGTGTTTGTCCGTAAACTGTCGCAGGGCAAAGATCCTCCTGAAGAGCTTTGCGTAAAGACTCGAGAGTGCACGCAGAAACTGCTGCAGTTCCTGCAGGAACGCTTCCTGAAGCTGTCCAGTCGCATGGAAGGTCTGTTGGTGAACAGCGTGCTTTCAGTGCCGGAAAACATCCTTCTGCCCGAAGACGAATCGCACCGCAAATACCCGGAGAGCAGAGAACAGCTTTTAAAGCTGGAGGCTTCGATCGCAGAGCTGCAAAAGTCTTACGAGGCAGAGGTGTGCGCAAAACAAGCTCTCTTGGCTGAGCTGGCTGAGCAGAAGGAAACTCGGGAGCAGCTGGACGAGGTGCTGCAGTGGATCGACGAGCTGCGCTTATCCTGGAGGAAAGAGGGAATGGGAAATGTTCGAGACAGCTTCCAGAATATGATTGAGACTGTGAACCAGCTGCAGGGTGAGATGGGGAAAATCCGGAAGAAGAGCAAACCCCTAGATGAAGTGTGA
- the derl2 gene encoding derlin-2 — MAYQTFQQEYLQIPVVTRTYTTACVLTTAAVQLELITPFQLYFNPDLILKHYQVWRLVTNFLFFGPVGFNFLFNMIFLYRYCRMLEEGSFRGRTADFVFMFLFGGLLMTIFGMFVSLVFLGQAFTIMLVYVWSRRNPNVRMNFFGLLNFQAPFLPWVLMGFSLLLGNSIIVDLLGIAVGHVYFFLEDVFPNQPGGGRWLRTPSFLKMLFDTPEEDPNYNPLPEDRPGGFPWGEGQRLGG, encoded by the exons ATGGCTTACCAGACATTCCAGCAAGAATATTTACAGATCCCTGTGGTTACAAGGACGTACACGACCGCCTGTGTGCTCACTACAGCGGCTGTT CAATTAGAGCTCATTACACCTTTTCAGCTGTACTTCAACCCTGATTTGATATTAAAACACTACCAG GTATGGCGGCTTGTGACCAACTTCCTGTTCTTCGGCCCGGTCGGCTTCAACTTCTTGTTCAATATGATATTTTT ATACCGCTACTGTCGAATGCTGGAGGAGGGCTCGTTCCGAGGCAGAACAGCTGACTTTGTCTTCATGTTCCTGTTCGGTGGCCTTCTAATGACT ATATTTGGCATGTTTGTAAGTCTTGTGTTCCTGGGCCAGGCGTTCACGATAATGCTCGTGTACGTGTGGAGCAGACGTAACCCCAACGTGCGCATGAACTTCTTTGGCCTGCTCAACTTCCAAGCCCCTTTCCTGCCGTGGGTCCTCATGGGATTCTCTCTACTGCTGGGCAACTCCATCATCGTGGACCTTTTAG GCATTGCAGTAGGGCATGTGTATTTCTTCCTGGAGGATGTATTTCCCAACCAACCCGGTGGAGGCAGATGGCTAAGAACTCCCTCCTTTCT TAAAATGCTGTTTGACACACCAGAGGAAGATCCGAACTACAATCCCCTCCCTGAGGATCGCCCAGGGGGGTTTCCTTGGGGCGAGGGCCAGCGTCTGGGGGGTTAA